Proteins encoded within one genomic window of uncultured Desulfobacter sp.:
- a CDS encoding sirohydrochlorin cobaltochelatase: MKRMISAVVVLAMVLFGANAYAHKEAREMKKGILLVAFGTSEASAKVSFQNIEQKVKKAFPGVDVFWAYTSHIIRHKLAKQGEMILSPAQALATMMDDGYTHVAVQSLHTIPGEEYHDLTMTVNGFKTMPNGFDKLILGFPMLGTQDTVAKAVDAVIATLPKARKANEAVVLMGHGTHHPGNVYYAAMNWQLQQKDPNIIMGTVEGYPELGDVIAWLKTKKSGKVWLMPFMSVAGDHAKNDMAGDEEDSWKSQLTKVGFSCETVLKGTAEYDAFADIWVSQLSNVMAHFK, from the coding sequence ATGAAAAGAATGATTTCCGCAGTAGTTGTTTTGGCCATGGTGTTGTTTGGGGCAAATGCATATGCCCACAAAGAAGCAAGAGAGATGAAAAAAGGTATTCTGCTGGTGGCGTTTGGTACCAGTGAAGCCTCTGCAAAAGTCTCTTTTCAAAACATTGAGCAAAAAGTGAAAAAGGCGTTTCCAGGCGTTGATGTGTTCTGGGCCTATACCTCCCATATCATCCGGCATAAACTGGCCAAGCAGGGAGAAATGATTCTTTCTCCGGCCCAGGCTTTGGCCACGATGATGGATGACGGATATACCCATGTGGCGGTTCAGTCCCTTCACACCATTCCGGGAGAAGAGTACCATGATCTGACCATGACCGTGAATGGTTTTAAGACGATGCCCAACGGTTTTGACAAGCTTATTTTAGGATTCCCCATGCTGGGTACCCAGGACACGGTTGCCAAGGCGGTTGATGCTGTTATTGCCACACTGCCCAAGGCGCGCAAGGCAAACGAAGCGGTTGTGCTCATGGGGCATGGCACCCACCATCCGGGCAATGTTTACTACGCAGCCATGAACTGGCAGCTTCAGCAAAAAGATCCCAACATCATCATGGGCACCGTGGAAGGGTATCCTGAACTGGGGGATGTTATTGCCTGGCTTAAAACAAAAAAGAGTGGCAAAGTCTGGTTGATGCCTTTTATGTCCGTTGCCGGCGACCACGCCAAAAATGATATGGCAGGCGATGAGGAAGATTCCTGGAAATCCCAGTTGACCAAGGTGGGATTCTCCTGTGAGACTGTACTTAAAGGTACGGCTGAATATGATGCGTTTGCCGACATCTGGGTAAGTCAGCTATCCAACGTAATGGCCCACTTTAAATAG
- a CDS encoding ABC transporter substrate binding protein — protein sequence MSKSKIVFILVFLLTCYPFAAIADSMHFSTTPVHSPSNSGKWNIGYVQGGEYGDYCDTLLATLDGLIKLGWIDPIDTSQFIGLDAGDVWKILAQKANSSFLRFVGDGFYSADWKSENRKEIKQQLEQRIQAGNSLDLLIAMGTWAGQDLSKSKLDIPVIVMCTSNPVAAGIIKSPKASGKKNLHAQFDPTFHERQIKYFHLTVPFKKLGIIFEDTDVGKSYAGFSSVEKAAKENGFDLVVCHAQSDIPDTTQCEKEYLDCVDNLATKIDALYVTAHGGVNAHTIPLIVEKTIRYSIPTFSQYGSKDVEKGLLISLSRTSYKKVGMFEAAIIANVLNGANPGDLVQVFEEPLQITLNIDTAQHIGYLPTADVIAAADKIFHSR from the coding sequence ATGTCAAAGTCAAAAATCGTATTTATTCTTGTTTTCCTCTTGACCTGTTACCCCTTTGCAGCCATTGCCGACAGCATGCACTTCAGCACGACCCCGGTTCATTCTCCTTCAAATTCCGGAAAATGGAATATCGGGTACGTACAAGGTGGAGAATATGGCGACTACTGCGATACTTTGCTTGCAACCCTGGACGGATTGATTAAACTGGGCTGGATAGACCCTATAGACACCAGTCAGTTCATAGGACTGGATGCCGGGGACGTATGGAAAATTCTGGCCCAAAAAGCCAATAGTTCTTTTCTGCGTTTTGTTGGAGACGGATTTTATTCTGCGGACTGGAAATCAGAAAACAGAAAAGAAATCAAACAACAACTGGAACAGAGAATTCAAGCCGGGAATTCACTTGATCTCCTCATCGCAATGGGCACCTGGGCGGGACAGGACTTATCCAAATCAAAACTGGATATCCCTGTCATTGTCATGTGTACCAGCAACCCTGTGGCGGCAGGAATCATAAAAAGTCCCAAAGCCTCAGGCAAAAAAAATCTTCACGCCCAGTTTGATCCCACTTTTCATGAGAGACAGATAAAATACTTCCACCTGACCGTACCGTTTAAAAAATTGGGCATCATATTTGAGGACACTGACGTCGGTAAAAGTTATGCAGGGTTTTCTTCTGTTGAAAAAGCGGCCAAAGAAAACGGATTTGATCTGGTTGTCTGCCATGCCCAAAGCGATATTCCGGACACAACTCAATGCGAAAAAGAGTATCTGGACTGCGTGGATAACCTTGCGACAAAAATCGATGCGCTTTATGTAACGGCCCACGGCGGTGTAAACGCCCACACGATTCCACTCATTGTTGAAAAAACCATCCGGTATAGCATCCCGACGTTTTCCCAGTATGGCTCAAAAGATGTTGAAAAAGGGCTTTTGATCAGTCTATCCCGGACCAGTTACAAAAAAGTCGGGATGTTTGAAGCGGCTATTATTGCAAATGTCCTGAACGGGGCCAATCCCGGCGACTTGGTACAGGTTTTTGAAGAGCCCCTCCAGATCACGTTAAACATTGATACCGCGCAACATATCGGCTATCTGCCCACTGCCGATGTCATTGCAGCGGCAGACAAAATTTTTCATTCCCGGTAA
- a CDS encoding DUF4126 domain-containing protein: protein MESFDQIIKAIALSMGAAWASGINLYATVFVLGILGATGNLVLPQNLEILSDPVVLWASGFMYCVEFFADKTPGVDTGWDAIHTFIRIPAGVMLAAGAVGDVNPSLALAAGILGGGLTAGSHLTKSGSRLLINTSPEPFSNWIASVLEDVAVIGGILVALHNPVLFLAFLTGFICLIVWLLPKIWRGIKMLFAKIKSFFNKEAPRQIP, encoded by the coding sequence ATGGAATCCTTTGATCAGATTATTAAAGCCATCGCCTTGAGCATGGGCGCGGCATGGGCCAGCGGAATTAATCTGTATGCCACGGTATTTGTCTTGGGCATTTTGGGCGCCACCGGCAATCTGGTGCTGCCCCAGAATCTTGAAATATTGTCAGATCCTGTGGTGCTGTGGGCGTCCGGTTTCATGTATTGTGTTGAGTTTTTTGCGGATAAAACCCCTGGGGTGGATACGGGATGGGATGCCATCCATACCTTTATCCGGATTCCTGCCGGCGTAATGCTTGCCGCAGGTGCCGTGGGCGATGTCAATCCTTCTTTGGCCCTTGCCGCCGGTATTCTGGGCGGAGGCCTTACCGCGGGCAGTCATCTGACAAAATCGGGCTCCAGGCTGTTGATCAACACCTCCCCTGAACCTTTCTCCAACTGGATCGCTTCTGTGCTTGAAGATGTGGCCGTCATCGGAGGCATTCTGGTAGCACTTCATAACCCTGTTTTATTTTTGGCGTTTCTGACCGGCTTTATTTGCCTGATTGTGTGGCTGCTGCCTAAAATATGGCGGGGTATCAAAATGCTTTTTGCAAAAATTAAAAGTTTTTTTAATAAGGAGGCACCCCGTCAGATTCCTTGA
- a CDS encoding GatB/YqeY domain-containing protein, protein MAEHTVTYGWDASMEISLYDKIRQDMKTSMLKKDTAVRDTMRLIMGAFPEITVPITLESGKKSTRAKTPEEITDEDIHNIIRKFVKSEKTVLELKKETSSDYLKLLESYLPKMATTEEIEAWIKANIDFSAMKSPMQAMGMVMKHFGKLADGNQVKGILQGMSAEK, encoded by the coding sequence ATGGCAGAGCACACAGTAACATATGGATGGGATGCATCAATGGAGATATCCCTCTATGATAAAATCCGGCAGGATATGAAAACATCCATGCTTAAAAAAGATACGGCCGTAAGGGATACCATGCGCCTGATTATGGGGGCATTCCCCGAAATCACGGTTCCCATCACCCTTGAAAGCGGAAAAAAATCCACCCGGGCAAAAACGCCAGAGGAGATCACGGATGAGGATATTCATAATATCATCCGAAAGTTCGTGAAATCTGAAAAAACTGTGCTGGAACTTAAAAAAGAGACCTCTTCTGATTATCTGAAACTTCTGGAGTCTTATCTGCCTAAAATGGCAACCACAGAAGAAATTGAAGCCTGGATAAAAGCCAATATAGATTTTTCTGCCATGAAAAGCCCCATGCAGGCCATGGGAATGGTTATGAAACATTTTGGAAAACTTGCCGACGGCAACCAGGTCAAAGGTATTCTACAGGGGATGAGTGCTGAAAAATAA
- a CDS encoding class I SAM-dependent methyltransferase: MGHSTLDYYNQNALKVALRYEFADVTQLHNFLLSGLKPGGRLLELGCGSGRDAAFMIRQGFKVLATDGCASMVEQVKRQHPELTEHVEHLQLPDGLSNELGTYDGIYAVAVLMHLCVPNIEKTLLGVTSLLAPQGRFVFSVPARRDDDMTKEFDSKGRRFTALSPDGWINLCLKCNLQIIRTMMSDDGLGRDGIVWMNYLTKKL, translated from the coding sequence ATGGGGCATTCAACTTTAGATTATTACAATCAAAATGCCTTGAAAGTGGCTCTGCGGTATGAATTTGCTGATGTCACACAGCTTCATAATTTTCTTTTGTCCGGCCTGAAACCAGGCGGCAGACTTCTGGAGCTTGGGTGCGGCTCCGGCAGGGATGCCGCCTTTATGATCAGACAGGGATTCAAGGTTCTGGCTACAGACGGCTGTGCCTCTATGGTTGAGCAGGTAAAGAGACAGCACCCCGAACTTACGGAGCATGTAGAGCACCTGCAACTTCCGGACGGGCTTTCAAATGAATTAGGAACCTATGACGGAATATACGCTGTTGCCGTTTTGATGCATCTTTGCGTACCGAATATTGAGAAGACACTTCTGGGCGTAACTTCTCTTCTGGCACCACAGGGCCGGTTTGTATTTTCAGTGCCGGCCCGGCGGGATGATGACATGACAAAGGAGTTTGATTCCAAAGGCCGCCGATTCACGGCATTATCACCGGATGGATGGATAAATTTATGCCTGAAATGCAACCTGCAGATTATTCGAACCATGATGTCCGATGATGGCCTGGGAAGAGACGGAATTGTCTGGATGAACTATTTGACCAAAAAGCTTTAA